The proteins below are encoded in one region of Erinaceus europaeus chromosome 15, mEriEur2.1, whole genome shotgun sequence:
- the CASKIN1 gene encoding caskin-1 isoform X4 has translation MGKEQELVQAVKAEDVGTAQRLLQRPRPGKAKLLGSTKKINVNFQDPDGFSALHHAALNGNTELISLLLEAQAAVDIKDNKGMRPLHYAAWQGRKEPMKLVLKAGSAVNVPSDEGHIPLHLAAQHGHYDVSEMLLQHQSNPCMVDHSGKTPLDLACEFGRVGVVQLLLNSNMCAALLEPRPGDTTDPNGTSPLHLAAKNGHIDIIRLLLQAGIDINRQTKSGTALHEAALCGKTEVVRLLLDNGINAHVRNTYSQTALDIVHQFTTSQASKEIKQLLREASAALQVRATKDYCNNYDLTSLNVKAGDIITVLEQHPDGRWKGCIHDNRTGNDRVGYFPSSLGETITKRPGPRAGAEASPPQGGGSGPSAPPEEIWVLRKPFAGGDRSGSLSSAGRSGGGHALHAGAEGVKLLATVLSQKSASEPSPGDSASKPPEGSAGAARTQPPAALTGQAYGDQTPKKLESASEGKSAEAVSQWLATFQLQLYAPNFLSAGYDLPTISRMTPEDLTAIGVTKPGHRKKISAEISSLSVPDWLPEHKPANLAVWLSMIGLAQYYKVLVDNGYENVDFITDITWEDLQEIGITKLGHQKKLMLAVRKLAELQKAEYAKYDGGPLRRKAPQSLEVMAIESPPPPEPAPADCQSPKMTTFQDSELSGELQAALTGPTEGATAAEKPSNQLPPIPRASARPEPSLGGRARHMSSSQELLGDGPPGPGSPMSRSQEYLLDEGSAPGTPPKEARPSRHGHSIKRASVPPVPGKPRQVLPSGASPFTPPQTPTKARPGSPQALGGPHGPAPITAKVKPTPQLLPPTERPMSPRSLPQSPTHRGFAYVLPQPVESEASPAAPGPLPAPTPVPTLCLPPEADAEPGRPKKRAHSLNRYTASDSEPERDELLVPAAAGPYATVQRRVGRSHSVRAPAGTDKNVNRSQSFAVRPRKKGPPPPPPKRSSSAMGSANLADESVPDAETEGVGPDDSRLGVRAQRRRASDLAGSVDTGSAGSVKSIAAMLELSSIGGGGRAARRPPEGHPTVRPASPEPSRVAMVLASVKHKEAIGPDGEVVNRRRTLSGPVTGLLAAARRGPGEPTASAEHGHFVEDGATRQRPRGPAKAEAGGEGPPLARVEASATLKRRIRAKQSQQEGVKFILTESDTVKRRPKAKEREAGPEPAPPLSVYQNGTGTVRRRLASDQAGPPELPPPPPPAEPPPTDLMHLPPLPLPEADGRKPAKPPVSPKPVLAQPAPKMQGSPTPASKKVPLPGPGSPEVKRSHGTPPPVSPKPPPPPTAPKPIKATTALPSGSAGPSPAPSPARQQPTGLAKPASTPPSLSASPAKPPSPGVPAKPPRAAAATAPPAASDGASPGDSARQKLEETSACLAAALQAVEEKIRQEDTQGPRPSALEEKSTGSILDDIGSMFDDLADQLDAMLE, from the exons AGCTCCTGGGCTCCACCAAGAAGATCAACGTCAACTTCCAGGACCCCGATGG CTTCTCTGCACTGCACCACGCGGCCCTGAATGGCAACACAGAGCTGATCAGCCTGCTGCTGGAGGCCCAGGCGGCCGTGGACatcaaagacaacaaag GCATGCGACCGCTGCACTACGCGGCCTGGCAGGGCCGCAAGGAGCCCATGAAGCTGGTGCTGAAGGCGGGCTCGGCCGTGAACGTGCCGTCTGACGAGGGCCATATCCCGCTGCATCTGGCAGCCCAGCACGGGCACTACGACGTG tcTGAGATGTTGCTGCAGCACCAGTCTAACCCGTGCATGGTGGACCACTCGGGCAAGACACCGCTCGACCTGGCCTGCGAGTTCGGCCGCGTGGGG gtggtgcagCTCCTGCTGAACAGCAACATGTGCGCTGCGCTGCTGGAGCCCCGGCCCGGGGACACCACCGACCCCAATGGCACCAGCCCCCTGCACCTGGCCGCCAAGAATGGCCACATTGACATCATCAG ACTCCTCCTGCAAGCGGGCATCGACATCAACCGGCAGACCAAGTCAGGCACAGCCCTGCATGAGGCTGCGCTCTGCGGGAAGACGGAGGTGGTACGGCTGCTGCTGGAC AATGGGATCAACGCCCACGTGCGGAACACCTACAGCCAGACGGCTCTGGACATCGTGCACCAGTTCACTACGTCACAGGCCAGCAAGGAGATCAAGCAACTGCTGAGAG AGGcctctgcagccctgcaggtgcgGGCGACCAAGGATTACTGCAACAACTACGACTTGACCAGCCTCAACGTGAAGGCAGGGGATATTATCACA GTCTTAGAGCAGCACCCAGATGGCCGCTGGAAGGGCTGCATCCATGACAACCGGACTGGCAATGACCGTGTGGGCTACTTCCCATCCTCCCTGGGCGAGACTATCACCAAGCGCCCAG GTCCCCGGGCCGGCGCTGAAGCAAGCCCACCGCAGGGGGGTGGCTCGGGGCCCTCCGCACCCCCAGAGGAGATCTGGGTGCTGAGGAAGCCTTTTGCAG gtggggaccgcagCGGCAGCCTGAGCAGTGCTGGCCGGAGTGGTGGTGGCCATGCCCTGCATGCTGGCGCTGAGGGGGTCAAG CTCTTGGCCACAGTGCTCTCACAGAAGTCCGCATCTGAGCCCAGCCCTGGGGACAGCGCCAGCAAGCCCCCAGAAGGCTCTGCAG GTGCAGCccgcacccagcccccagcagcccTCACGGGGCAGGCCTACGGGGACCAGACTCCCAAGAAGCTGGAGTCGGCATCAGAGGGCAAG AGTGCCGAGGCCGTCAGCCAGTGGCTCGCCACCTTCCAGCTGCAGCTCTATGCCCCCAATTTCCTCAGTGCCGGCTATGACCTGCCCACCATCAGCCGCATGACTCCCGAG GACCTCACAGCCATTGGGGTCACCAAGCCAGGCCATCGGAAGAAGATCAGCGCTGAGATCAGCAGCCTGAGTGTCCCCGACTGGCTGCCTGAGCACAAGCCT GCCAACCTGGCCGTGTGGCTCTCCATGATTGGCCTGGCGCAGTACTACAAGGTGCTGGTGGACAATGGCTACGAGAATGTGGACTTCATCACTGACATCACTTGGGAGGACCTGCAGGAGATTGGCATCACCAAGCTGG GACACCAGAAGAAGCTGATGCTGGCAGTGCGCAAGCTGGCTGAGCTGCAGAAGGCAGAGTACGCCAAGTATGATGGGGGACCCCTGCGCCGCAAAGCGCCCCAGTCCCTGGAGGTGATGGCCATCGAGTCGCCACCCCCTCCTGAGCCAGCCCCAGCTGACTGCCAGTCGCCCAAGATGACTACCTTCCAGGACAGTGAGCTTAGCGGCGAGCTGCAGGCGGCCCTGACAGGACCCACTGAGGGGGCCACCGCCGCTGAGAAGCCCTCCAACCAACTGCCACCCATCCCCAGGGCCTCAGCACGGCCGGAACCCAGCCTGGGCGGGCGAGCACGGCACATGAGCAGCTCCCAGGAGCTGTTGGGCGATGGGCCTCCAGGCCCTGGCAGCCCCATGTCCCGGAGCCAGGAGTACCTGCTGGATGAGGGCTCCGCCCCTGGCACCCCGCCCAAGGAGGCCCGCCCCAGCCGCCATGGCCACAGCATCAAACGGGCCAGCGTGCCCCCGGTGCCCGGGAAACCACGGCAGGTTCTGCCGTCTGGAGCCAGCCCCTTCACGCCCCCTCAAACGCCCACAAAGGCTCGGCCAGGCTCCCCCCAGGCCTTGGGAGGGCCCCATGGTCCCGCCCCCATCACAGCCAAGGTGAAACCCACCCCCCAACTGCTGCCACCCACGGAGCGCCCCATGTCCCCCCGCTCACTGCCCCAGTCTCCTACGCACCGTGGCTTTGCCTATGTGTTGCCCCAGCCTGTGGAGAGTGAGGCCAGTCCAGCTGCTCCCgggcccctgcctgccccaaCACCTGTGCCCACGCTGTGCCTGCCCCCCGAGGCGGATGCAGAGCCAGGACGGCCCAAGAAGCGAGCCCACAGCCTGAACCGCTACACAGCCTCCGACAGCGAGCCAGAGCGGGATGAGCTGTTGGTGCCTGCTGCTGCTGGGCCCTACGCAACCGTCCAGCGGCGTGTGGGCCGCAGCCACTCTGTGCGGGCACCCGCTGGCACCGACAAGAATGTGAACCGCAGCCAGTCCTTTGCTGTGCGGCCCCGGAAGAAGgggcccccacccccgccacccaaACGCTCCAGCTCGGCCATGGGTAGCGCCAACCTGGCCGATGAGTCGGTGCCAGATGCTGAGACCGAGGGTGTGGGCCCTGATGACAGCCGGCTGGGGGTTCGGGCACAGCGCCGGCGGGCCAGCGACCTGGCGGGCAGTGTGGACACAGGCAGCGCCGGCAGTGTGAAGAGCATTGCGGCCATGCTGGAGCTGTCCTCCATTGGTGGCGGGGGACGGGCGGCACGCAGGCCCCCCGAGGGTCACCCCACGGTGCGCCCTGCCAGTCCAGAGCCCAGCCGGGTAGCCATGGTGCTGGCCTCGGTGAAGCACAAGGAGGCCATCGGTCCCGACGGAGAGGTAGTGAACCGGCGCCGCACGCTCAGCGGGCCTGTCACTGGACTCCTGGCCGCCGCTCGCCGGGGGCCTGGGGAGCCCACCGCATCTGCAGAGCATGGCCACTTTGTGGAGGATGGTGCCACCCGTCAGCGGCCCCGGGGTCCAGCCAAGGCAGAGGCGGGCGGCGAGGGTCCACCTCTGGCCAGAGTGGAGGCCAGCGCCACGCTCAAGAGGCGCATCCGGGCCAAGCAGAGTCAGCAGGAGGGCGTCAAGTTCATCCTCACGGAGTCTGACACAGTCAAGCGCAGGCCCAAGGCCAAGGAGCGTGAGGCAGGCCCCGAGCCGGCCCCGCCACTCTCCGTGTACCAGAATGGCACTGGCACGGTGCGTCGCCGGCTGGCCTCCGACCAGGCTGGGCCCCCCGAGTTGCCCCcaccgcccccacctgcagagccccCACCCACGGACCTGATGCACCTGCCCCCGCTGCCCCTGCCTGAGGCTGATGGCCGCAAGCCAGCCAAGCCACCAGTCTCTCCCAAGCCTGTGCTGGCCCAGCCTGCACCCAAGATGCAGGGCTCGCCCACACCCGCCTCCAAGAAGGTGCCGCTGCCCGGCCCGGGCAGCCCAG AGGTGAAGCGCAGCCACGGCACGCCGCCCCCCGTGTCTCCCAAGCCGCCTCCGCCGCCCACGGCCCCCAAGCCCATCAAGGCCACAACGGCGCTGCCGTCGGGCAGCGCCGGCCCATCGCCCGCGCCCTCCCCGGCGCGCCAGCAGCCCACCGGCCTCGCCAAGCCCGCCAGCACGCCGCCCTCATTGAGCGCCAGCCCCGCCAAGCCCCCGTCCCCCGGCGTGCCCGCCAAGCCACcgcgcgccgccgccgccactgCGCCCCCCGCAGCCTCCGATGGCGCCTCGCCCGGGGACAGCGCCCGGCAGAAGCTGGAGGAGACCAGCGCCTGCCTGGCTGCCGCGCTGCAGGCGGTGGAGGAGAAGATCCGGCAGGAGGACACGCAGGGCCCACG CCCATCGGCCCTGGAAGAGAAGAGCACGGGCAGCATCCTGGACGACATTGGCAGCATGTTTGATGACCTGGCCGACCAGCTGGACGCCATGCTGGAGTGA
- the CASKIN1 gene encoding caskin-1 isoform X7, producing MGKEQELVQAVKAEDVGTAQRLLQRPRPGKAKLLGSTKKINVNFQDPDGFSALHHAALNGNTELISLLLEAQAAVDIKDNKGMRPLHYAAWQGRKEPMKLVLKAGSAVNVPSDEGHIPLHLAAQHGHYDVSEMLLQHQSNPCMVDHSGKTPLDLACEFGRVGVVQLLLNSNMCAALLEPRPGDTTDPNGTSPLHLAAKNGHIDIIRLLLQAGIDINRQTKSGTALHEAALCGKTEVVRLLLDNGINAHVRNTYSQTALDIVHQFTTSQASKEIKQLLREASAALQVRATKDYCNNYDLTSLNVKAGDIITVLEQHPDGRWKGCIHDNRTGNDRVGYFPSSLGETITKRPGPRAGAEASPPQGGGSGPSAPPEEIWVLRKPFAGGDRSGSLSSAGRSGGGHALHAGAEGVKLLATVLSQKSASEPSPGDSASKPPEGSAGAARTQPPAALTGQAYGDQTPKKLESASEGKANLAVWLSMIGLAQYYKVLVDNGYENVDFITDITWEDLQEIGITKLGHQKKLMLAVRKLAELQKAEYAKYDGGPLRRKAPQSLEVMAIESPPPPEPAPADCQSPKMTTFQDSELSGELQAALTGPTEGATAAEKPSNQLPPIPRASARPEPSLGGRARHMSSSQELLGDGPPGPGSPMSRSQEYLLDEGSAPGTPPKEARPSRHGHSIKRASVPPVPGKPRQVLPSGASPFTPPQTPTKARPGSPQALGGPHGPAPITAKVKPTPQLLPPTERPMSPRSLPQSPTHRGFAYVLPQPVESEASPAAPGPLPAPTPVPTLCLPPEADAEPGRPKKRAHSLNRYTASDSEPERDELLVPAAAGPYATVQRRVGRSHSVRAPAGTDKNVNRSQSFAVRPRKKGPPPPPPKRSSSAMGSANLADESVPDAETEGVGPDDSRLGVRAQRRRASDLAGSVDTGSAGSVKSIAAMLELSSIGGGGRAARRPPEGHPTVRPASPEPSRVAMVLASVKHKEAIGPDGEVVNRRRTLSGPVTGLLAAARRGPGEPTASAEHGHFVEDGATRQRPRGPAKAEAGGEGPPLARVEASATLKRRIRAKQSQQEGVKFILTESDTVKRRPKAKEREAGPEPAPPLSVYQNGTGTVRRRLASDQAGPPELPPPPPPAEPPPTDLMHLPPLPLPEADGRKPAKPPVSPKPVLAQPAPKMQGSPTPASKKVPLPGPGSPEVKRSHGTPPPVSPKPPPPPTAPKPIKATTALPSGSAGPSPAPSPARQQPTGLAKPASTPPSLSASPAKPPSPGVPAKPPRAAAATAPPAASDGASPGDSARQKLEETSACLAAALQAVEEKIRQEDTQGPRPSALEEKSTGSILDDIGSMFDDLADQLDAMLE from the exons AGCTCCTGGGCTCCACCAAGAAGATCAACGTCAACTTCCAGGACCCCGATGG CTTCTCTGCACTGCACCACGCGGCCCTGAATGGCAACACAGAGCTGATCAGCCTGCTGCTGGAGGCCCAGGCGGCCGTGGACatcaaagacaacaaag GCATGCGACCGCTGCACTACGCGGCCTGGCAGGGCCGCAAGGAGCCCATGAAGCTGGTGCTGAAGGCGGGCTCGGCCGTGAACGTGCCGTCTGACGAGGGCCATATCCCGCTGCATCTGGCAGCCCAGCACGGGCACTACGACGTG tcTGAGATGTTGCTGCAGCACCAGTCTAACCCGTGCATGGTGGACCACTCGGGCAAGACACCGCTCGACCTGGCCTGCGAGTTCGGCCGCGTGGGG gtggtgcagCTCCTGCTGAACAGCAACATGTGCGCTGCGCTGCTGGAGCCCCGGCCCGGGGACACCACCGACCCCAATGGCACCAGCCCCCTGCACCTGGCCGCCAAGAATGGCCACATTGACATCATCAG ACTCCTCCTGCAAGCGGGCATCGACATCAACCGGCAGACCAAGTCAGGCACAGCCCTGCATGAGGCTGCGCTCTGCGGGAAGACGGAGGTGGTACGGCTGCTGCTGGAC AATGGGATCAACGCCCACGTGCGGAACACCTACAGCCAGACGGCTCTGGACATCGTGCACCAGTTCACTACGTCACAGGCCAGCAAGGAGATCAAGCAACTGCTGAGAG AGGcctctgcagccctgcaggtgcgGGCGACCAAGGATTACTGCAACAACTACGACTTGACCAGCCTCAACGTGAAGGCAGGGGATATTATCACA GTCTTAGAGCAGCACCCAGATGGCCGCTGGAAGGGCTGCATCCATGACAACCGGACTGGCAATGACCGTGTGGGCTACTTCCCATCCTCCCTGGGCGAGACTATCACCAAGCGCCCAG GTCCCCGGGCCGGCGCTGAAGCAAGCCCACCGCAGGGGGGTGGCTCGGGGCCCTCCGCACCCCCAGAGGAGATCTGGGTGCTGAGGAAGCCTTTTGCAG gtggggaccgcagCGGCAGCCTGAGCAGTGCTGGCCGGAGTGGTGGTGGCCATGCCCTGCATGCTGGCGCTGAGGGGGTCAAG CTCTTGGCCACAGTGCTCTCACAGAAGTCCGCATCTGAGCCCAGCCCTGGGGACAGCGCCAGCAAGCCCCCAGAAGGCTCTGCAG GTGCAGCccgcacccagcccccagcagcccTCACGGGGCAGGCCTACGGGGACCAGACTCCCAAGAAGCTGGAGTCGGCATCAGAGGGCAAG GCCAACCTGGCCGTGTGGCTCTCCATGATTGGCCTGGCGCAGTACTACAAGGTGCTGGTGGACAATGGCTACGAGAATGTGGACTTCATCACTGACATCACTTGGGAGGACCTGCAGGAGATTGGCATCACCAAGCTGG GACACCAGAAGAAGCTGATGCTGGCAGTGCGCAAGCTGGCTGAGCTGCAGAAGGCAGAGTACGCCAAGTATGATGGGGGACCCCTGCGCCGCAAAGCGCCCCAGTCCCTGGAGGTGATGGCCATCGAGTCGCCACCCCCTCCTGAGCCAGCCCCAGCTGACTGCCAGTCGCCCAAGATGACTACCTTCCAGGACAGTGAGCTTAGCGGCGAGCTGCAGGCGGCCCTGACAGGACCCACTGAGGGGGCCACCGCCGCTGAGAAGCCCTCCAACCAACTGCCACCCATCCCCAGGGCCTCAGCACGGCCGGAACCCAGCCTGGGCGGGCGAGCACGGCACATGAGCAGCTCCCAGGAGCTGTTGGGCGATGGGCCTCCAGGCCCTGGCAGCCCCATGTCCCGGAGCCAGGAGTACCTGCTGGATGAGGGCTCCGCCCCTGGCACCCCGCCCAAGGAGGCCCGCCCCAGCCGCCATGGCCACAGCATCAAACGGGCCAGCGTGCCCCCGGTGCCCGGGAAACCACGGCAGGTTCTGCCGTCTGGAGCCAGCCCCTTCACGCCCCCTCAAACGCCCACAAAGGCTCGGCCAGGCTCCCCCCAGGCCTTGGGAGGGCCCCATGGTCCCGCCCCCATCACAGCCAAGGTGAAACCCACCCCCCAACTGCTGCCACCCACGGAGCGCCCCATGTCCCCCCGCTCACTGCCCCAGTCTCCTACGCACCGTGGCTTTGCCTATGTGTTGCCCCAGCCTGTGGAGAGTGAGGCCAGTCCAGCTGCTCCCgggcccctgcctgccccaaCACCTGTGCCCACGCTGTGCCTGCCCCCCGAGGCGGATGCAGAGCCAGGACGGCCCAAGAAGCGAGCCCACAGCCTGAACCGCTACACAGCCTCCGACAGCGAGCCAGAGCGGGATGAGCTGTTGGTGCCTGCTGCTGCTGGGCCCTACGCAACCGTCCAGCGGCGTGTGGGCCGCAGCCACTCTGTGCGGGCACCCGCTGGCACCGACAAGAATGTGAACCGCAGCCAGTCCTTTGCTGTGCGGCCCCGGAAGAAGgggcccccacccccgccacccaaACGCTCCAGCTCGGCCATGGGTAGCGCCAACCTGGCCGATGAGTCGGTGCCAGATGCTGAGACCGAGGGTGTGGGCCCTGATGACAGCCGGCTGGGGGTTCGGGCACAGCGCCGGCGGGCCAGCGACCTGGCGGGCAGTGTGGACACAGGCAGCGCCGGCAGTGTGAAGAGCATTGCGGCCATGCTGGAGCTGTCCTCCATTGGTGGCGGGGGACGGGCGGCACGCAGGCCCCCCGAGGGTCACCCCACGGTGCGCCCTGCCAGTCCAGAGCCCAGCCGGGTAGCCATGGTGCTGGCCTCGGTGAAGCACAAGGAGGCCATCGGTCCCGACGGAGAGGTAGTGAACCGGCGCCGCACGCTCAGCGGGCCTGTCACTGGACTCCTGGCCGCCGCTCGCCGGGGGCCTGGGGAGCCCACCGCATCTGCAGAGCATGGCCACTTTGTGGAGGATGGTGCCACCCGTCAGCGGCCCCGGGGTCCAGCCAAGGCAGAGGCGGGCGGCGAGGGTCCACCTCTGGCCAGAGTGGAGGCCAGCGCCACGCTCAAGAGGCGCATCCGGGCCAAGCAGAGTCAGCAGGAGGGCGTCAAGTTCATCCTCACGGAGTCTGACACAGTCAAGCGCAGGCCCAAGGCCAAGGAGCGTGAGGCAGGCCCCGAGCCGGCCCCGCCACTCTCCGTGTACCAGAATGGCACTGGCACGGTGCGTCGCCGGCTGGCCTCCGACCAGGCTGGGCCCCCCGAGTTGCCCCcaccgcccccacctgcagagccccCACCCACGGACCTGATGCACCTGCCCCCGCTGCCCCTGCCTGAGGCTGATGGCCGCAAGCCAGCCAAGCCACCAGTCTCTCCCAAGCCTGTGCTGGCCCAGCCTGCACCCAAGATGCAGGGCTCGCCCACACCCGCCTCCAAGAAGGTGCCGCTGCCCGGCCCGGGCAGCCCAG AGGTGAAGCGCAGCCACGGCACGCCGCCCCCCGTGTCTCCCAAGCCGCCTCCGCCGCCCACGGCCCCCAAGCCCATCAAGGCCACAACGGCGCTGCCGTCGGGCAGCGCCGGCCCATCGCCCGCGCCCTCCCCGGCGCGCCAGCAGCCCACCGGCCTCGCCAAGCCCGCCAGCACGCCGCCCTCATTGAGCGCCAGCCCCGCCAAGCCCCCGTCCCCCGGCGTGCCCGCCAAGCCACcgcgcgccgccgccgccactgCGCCCCCCGCAGCCTCCGATGGCGCCTCGCCCGGGGACAGCGCCCGGCAGAAGCTGGAGGAGACCAGCGCCTGCCTGGCTGCCGCGCTGCAGGCGGTGGAGGAGAAGATCCGGCAGGAGGACACGCAGGGCCCACG CCCATCGGCCCTGGAAGAGAAGAGCACGGGCAGCATCCTGGACGACATTGGCAGCATGTTTGATGACCTGGCCGACCAGCTGGACGCCATGCTGGAGTGA